In Methylomonas sp. MK1, the following are encoded in one genomic region:
- a CDS encoding DUF2782 domain-containing protein: MTAHIQIFAGILMSRLLGFSLMLFLPIFAFAAGPDANELAPVPEPPDLPAPVQSGEEMEPDITIIRKGKDTIQEFRRNGKLYMVKIQPQVGPAYYMLDTNGDEQMDVKKNDLDENTNINKWTLFEWDFN, translated from the coding sequence ATGACCGCCCACATTCAAATTTTTGCAGGGATCTTGATGTCTCGTTTATTGGGTTTTAGCTTGATGCTGTTTTTACCGATCTTTGCTTTTGCCGCAGGCCCTGATGCCAATGAATTGGCGCCGGTTCCGGAGCCTCCTGATTTGCCGGCTCCGGTTCAGTCCGGGGAAGAGATGGAGCCCGACATTACCATTATTCGTAAAGGCAAAGACACTATCCAGGAGTTTCGCCGCAACGGCAAACTATACATGGTGAAAATCCAGCCCCAGGTAGGGCCTGCCTACTATATGTTGGATACTAACGGTGATGAGCAGATGGATGTGAAGAAAAATGATTTGGACGAAAATACCAATATCAACAAGTGGACTCTGTTCGAATGGGATTTCAACTGA
- the tkt gene encoding transketolase produces the protein MPSRRDLANAIRALSMDAVQKANSGHPGAPMGMADIAEVLWNDFLQHNPSNPKWPNRDRFILSNGHGSMLIYSLLHLAGYNLPIEELKQFRQLHSQTPGHPEYGYTDGVETTTGPLGQGITNAVGFALAERTLAGQFNRPGHDIVDHHTYVFLGDGCLMEGISHEACSLAGSMKLGKLIAFYDDNNISIDGEVRGHGNVAGWFLDDTPKRFEAYGWHVIPKVDGHDADAVKAAIEAAKKVTDKPSIICCQTTIGFGSPNKQGKEECHGAALGEAEIALTRENLGWPHAPFDIPADIKAGWDANAKGAQLESAWNAKFAAYKAAHPELAAEFERRVIKNELPADWAAKSNAFIAAVNEKGETIASRKASQNTLNGFGPLLPELLGGSADLAGSNLTLWSGCKDVNQPGFDGNYVYYGVREFGMSAIMNGITLHGGFKPYGATFLMFSEYARNALRMAALMKIPTIFVYTHDSIGLGEDGPTHQPVEQTATLRMIPNMQVWRPCDAVESAVCWKAAIERQDGPSTLIFSRQNLAHMARSQAQIDGISKGGYILKDSAGTPDAIIIATGSEVELAVKAAEALEAKGKNIRVVSLPSTNVFEAQDQAYKDSVLPPSVTKRVVVEAGVTDSWWKYAGSAGRVVGLDRFGESAPAGQLFKEFGFTVDNVVANVEAVL, from the coding sequence ATGCCTTCGCGCCGAGACTTAGCGAACGCCATCCGCGCACTCAGCATGGACGCCGTACAGAAAGCCAACTCCGGGCACCCCGGTGCACCGATGGGGATGGCCGACATCGCAGAAGTATTGTGGAACGATTTTCTGCAACACAACCCCAGCAACCCCAAATGGCCTAACCGCGACCGCTTCATCCTGTCCAACGGCCACGGCTCTATGCTGATTTATTCCTTGCTGCACTTGGCCGGCTACAATTTGCCGATCGAAGAACTGAAACAGTTCCGCCAACTGCACTCGCAAACCCCAGGACACCCTGAATACGGCTACACCGATGGCGTCGAAACCACCACGGGTCCCTTGGGACAAGGCATCACCAATGCCGTGGGTTTTGCCCTGGCAGAACGCACCTTGGCCGGTCAATTCAACCGTCCGGGCCACGACATCGTCGACCACCACACCTACGTCTTCCTGGGTGACGGCTGCTTGATGGAAGGTATCTCCCACGAAGCCTGCTCCCTGGCCGGCTCCATGAAACTGGGCAAACTGATCGCCTTCTACGACGACAACAACATTTCCATCGACGGCGAAGTCCGCGGTCATGGCAACGTCGCCGGCTGGTTCCTGGACGACACGCCCAAACGTTTCGAAGCCTACGGCTGGCACGTCATCCCCAAAGTCGACGGTCACGACGCTGATGCAGTGAAAGCTGCTATCGAAGCGGCGAAGAAAGTCACCGACAAACCGAGCATTATCTGCTGCCAAACCACCATCGGTTTCGGTTCGCCGAACAAACAAGGCAAAGAAGAATGCCACGGTGCAGCCTTAGGTGAAGCCGAAATCGCTCTGACCCGTGAAAACCTGGGTTGGCCTCATGCGCCGTTCGACATTCCTGCCGACATCAAAGCCGGTTGGGATGCTAATGCCAAAGGTGCCCAACTGGAAAGCGCCTGGAACGCCAAATTTGCTGCCTACAAAGCCGCACATCCGGAATTGGCAGCCGAATTCGAACGTCGGGTCATCAAAAATGAACTGCCGGCCGATTGGGCGGCAAAATCCAACGCCTTCATCGCCGCTGTCAACGAAAAAGGCGAAACCATCGCCAGCCGTAAAGCCTCACAAAACACCCTGAACGGCTTTGGCCCCTTGTTGCCCGAACTGCTGGGCGGCTCTGCCGACTTGGCCGGCTCCAACCTGACCCTGTGGTCCGGCTGCAAAGACGTCAACCAACCGGGCTTCGACGGCAACTACGTCTACTACGGTGTGCGTGAATTCGGTATGTCCGCCATCATGAACGGCATCACCCTGCACGGTGGCTTCAAACCCTACGGCGCTACCTTCCTGATGTTCAGTGAATACGCCCGTAACGCCCTGCGCATGGCCGCGTTGATGAAAATTCCGACCATCTTCGTTTACACCCACGACTCTATCGGTCTGGGCGAAGACGGTCCGACTCACCAACCCGTCGAACAAACCGCCACCCTGCGCATGATTCCGAACATGCAGGTCTGGCGCCCTTGCGACGCCGTCGAGTCGGCCGTGTGCTGGAAAGCCGCGATCGAACGTCAAGATGGACCGAGCACCCTGATCTTTTCCCGGCAAAACCTGGCGCACATGGCGCGCAGCCAAGCCCAGATTGACGGCATCAGTAAAGGTGGCTACATCCTGAAAGACAGTGCCGGTACCCCGGATGCCATCATCATTGCCACCGGCTCTGAAGTGGAATTGGCGGTTAAAGCCGCTGAAGCGCTGGAAGCCAAAGGCAAAAACATCCGCGTGGTGTCCTTGCCATCGACCAATGTCTTTGAAGCGCAAGACCAAGCGTACAAAGACAGCGTATTGCCGCCAAGCGTTACCAAGCGCGTGGTAGTAGAAGCGGGAGTAACCGACAGCTGGTGGAAATATGCCGGCAGCGCGGGTAGAGTCGTAGGATTGGACCGTTTCGGCGAATCGGCCCCGGCAGGTCAACTCTTCAAAGAGTTCGGCTTTACCGTGGACAATGTCGTCGCTAATGTGGAAGCTGTGCTTTAA
- the hxlA gene encoding 3-hexulose-6-phosphate synthase — MARPLIQMALDSLDFNQTVELADKVAPYVDIFEIGTPCIKYNGINLVKELRQRYPDKLLLVDLKTMDAGEYEAGAFYAAGADICTVLGVSGLATIAGVIKAAKKHGAETQIDLINVADKADCARESVKLGAQIVGIHTGLDAQAAGHTPFTDLNDIARLGLNVRISVAGGIKQATVQQVVEAGANIIVVGAAIYGAPCPATAAREIRELVDAAAA; from the coding sequence ATGGCAAGACCATTAATTCAAATGGCGTTGGATTCACTGGATTTCAACCAAACTGTCGAATTGGCTGATAAAGTAGCGCCTTATGTTGATATTTTTGAAATCGGCACTCCTTGCATTAAATACAACGGTATCAACCTGGTTAAAGAACTGAGACAACGTTACCCAGACAAATTGTTGTTGGTTGACTTGAAAACCATGGACGCTGGCGAATACGAAGCCGGTGCTTTCTACGCTGCTGGCGCGGATATCTGCACAGTATTGGGTGTTTCCGGTTTGGCCACTATCGCTGGCGTTATCAAAGCCGCGAAAAAACATGGCGCTGAAACTCAAATCGACTTGATCAACGTTGCCGACAAAGCAGACTGCGCTAGAGAGTCAGTGAAATTGGGCGCACAAATCGTTGGTATTCACACAGGTCTGGACGCGCAAGCAGCCGGTCACACACCGTTTACCGACCTGAACGACATCGCTCGTTTGGGCTTGAATGTTCGTATCTCTGTTGCCGGCGGTATCAAACAAGCGACTGTACAACAAGTCGTTGAAGCTGGCGCTAACATCATCGTTGTTGGTGCTGCGATCTATGGCGCGCCATGCCCAGCAACAGCTGCTCGCGAAATCCGCGAACTGGTTGACGCTGCTGCTGCATAA
- a CDS encoding UbiX family flavin prenyltransferase yields MSNKKRLVIAMTGATGAIYGVRMLQVLRERDEWETHLVVSTAGFVNLKYELDMDRATLYELADVTHGINDIASCIASGSFKTEGVVIAPCSMKTLAAVAHGFGDNLISRAADVALKERRKTVLVPRETPLNLAHIRNMASVTEMGGIIYPPMPAFYNKTDSVRAMVDEGVGRILDMFGVDATGLFKPWTGLDG; encoded by the coding sequence ATGAGCAACAAAAAACGACTGGTTATTGCCATGACCGGCGCTACCGGGGCCATCTACGGCGTCCGGATGCTGCAAGTGTTGCGGGAGCGAGACGAATGGGAAACTCATCTCGTGGTATCGACAGCTGGTTTCGTTAATCTAAAATACGAGCTGGATATGGATCGCGCTACCTTGTATGAGTTGGCGGATGTTACGCACGGCATAAACGATATTGCTTCGTGTATTGCCAGCGGCTCTTTCAAGACCGAGGGCGTGGTGATTGCGCCGTGTTCCATGAAAACGCTGGCGGCTGTGGCGCATGGGTTTGGCGACAACTTGATTTCTCGGGCGGCAGACGTAGCATTGAAAGAGCGCCGCAAAACAGTGTTGGTGCCCCGCGAGACACCGTTAAATTTGGCGCATATCCGCAATATGGCCAGCGTCACGGAAATGGGCGGGATTATCTATCCGCCGATGCCGGCTTTCTACAACAAGACCGATTCCGTAAGGGCGATGGTTGATGAGGGTGTGGGTCGAATCCTGGATATGTTCGGGGTGGATGCGACGGGGCTATTCAAGCCTTGGACCGGTCTGGATGGTTAA
- the pip gene encoding prolyl aminopeptidase: MKTLYPDISPFHTFFLETDSEHRVYVEQSGNPAGIPAIFLHGGPCSGTKPDHRRFFDPDRYHIILMDQRGCGLSEPFGELQGNTTQDLLADMERIRQQLRIEKWLLFGGSWGGTLALLYAQQYPQQVLAMILRGVFLARQADMEWFLGNGVNKIYPERWQILLDNLPNLPDANVLERLVEAIFGADQDAARRAAQQWQAWSGQVALGNDYLESMESVSEQMLRQVKMELSYAIHDYFIRENQILENCAGLQAIPTIIIHGRNDLTCPIEAGWRLHQALPQSRYVVLPNAGHIARGDEMIDALVSATDEMAKLLA, from the coding sequence ATGAAAACCCTCTATCCGGACATTTCGCCGTTCCATACCTTTTTTCTGGAAACCGATAGCGAGCATCGCGTTTATGTCGAGCAATCCGGCAATCCGGCCGGTATTCCGGCGATTTTTTTGCATGGCGGCCCGTGTTCCGGCACCAAGCCGGATCATCGGCGTTTTTTCGATCCCGATCGCTACCACATCATCTTGATGGACCAGCGCGGTTGCGGGTTGTCGGAGCCGTTTGGCGAATTGCAAGGCAATACCACTCAGGATTTGTTGGCGGATATGGAGCGCATCCGCCAACAATTACGTATCGAAAAGTGGTTGTTATTCGGCGGTTCCTGGGGCGGCACCTTGGCATTGCTTTATGCGCAGCAGTATCCGCAACAGGTATTAGCAATGATTTTGCGCGGCGTGTTTTTAGCGAGGCAGGCCGATATGGAGTGGTTTCTGGGAAACGGCGTCAATAAAATCTATCCCGAGCGTTGGCAAATCTTGTTGGATAATTTACCCAATTTGCCGGACGCCAATGTTTTGGAGCGATTGGTGGAGGCCATTTTCGGTGCCGATCAGGACGCCGCCAGGCGCGCTGCTCAACAATGGCAGGCTTGGAGCGGACAAGTGGCTCTGGGGAATGACTATTTGGAGAGTATGGAGTCGGTCAGCGAGCAGATGTTGCGGCAAGTAAAAATGGAATTGTCTTATGCCATCCATGATTATTTCATCCGCGAAAATCAAATCCTGGAAAACTGTGCAGGGTTACAGGCGATACCGACTATCATCATTCACGGCCGAAACGATTTGACCTGTCCTATAGAAGCCGGCTGGCGCCTGCATCAGGCCTTACCGCAATCTCGTTACGTAGTGTTGCCGAATGCCGGGCACATTGCGCGGGGCGACGAAATGATCGATGCTTTGGTATCCGCGACCGATGAAATGGCCAAGCTTTTAGCGTAG
- the thiO gene encoding glycine oxidase ThiO — translation MTKHLDILIIGGGISGLLAARELRLAGRDVTILDKSKPALESSWAGGGILLPIYPWRQAAAISELAVNSLKKYPALSQELLAATGIDPEWYACGMLICKNPDYEQAIQWCEQYHIDYQPAATELTEPFTSDLDQALWLPGIAQARNPRLLKSLLAYLIQSGVKFLDSTEVRKIGIANRQVESIETSNGSYTAQHLIVSAGAWTTDLMRDLLPDWPIDLHIKPVRGQMLLFDATPTTLPYMVLDGDQYLIPRRDGKILAGSTVEQAGFNKITTEDAKQQLYQFATELLPTLKNYPVCHHWAGLRPGSPQGIPTIGQHPDIDNLSINAGHFRNGLVMGPASAKLLADLILHRPTEIDPTPYSLTRASAP, via the coding sequence ATGACCAAACACCTGGATATTCTGATCATCGGCGGCGGTATCAGCGGCCTATTAGCCGCACGAGAACTGCGCCTTGCCGGCCGCGACGTGACGATCCTCGACAAATCCAAACCGGCTCTGGAATCCTCATGGGCCGGCGGCGGCATTTTGCTGCCGATTTATCCCTGGCGCCAAGCCGCAGCGATCTCCGAATTAGCCGTCAATAGCTTAAAAAAATACCCTGCCTTAAGCCAGGAACTGCTCGCCGCTACCGGTATCGATCCGGAATGGTATGCCTGCGGCATGCTGATCTGCAAAAACCCGGACTACGAACAAGCTATACAGTGGTGCGAGCAGTACCACATCGACTACCAGCCGGCAGCAACAGAATTGACCGAGCCGTTTACCAGCGATCTCGACCAAGCGCTGTGGCTGCCGGGAATTGCCCAAGCCCGCAATCCCAGATTATTAAAATCGCTCCTCGCTTACCTAATACAATCAGGCGTGAAATTTCTGGATAGCACCGAAGTTCGCAAGATCGGCATCGCCAACCGCCAAGTTGAGAGCATTGAAACCAGCAACGGTAGCTACACCGCTCAGCACCTGATCGTTAGCGCCGGCGCCTGGACCACCGATTTGATGCGGGATTTATTGCCGGATTGGCCGATAGACTTGCACATCAAGCCGGTCAGAGGCCAAATGCTGCTGTTCGACGCCACACCAACCACCTTGCCTTACATGGTGTTGGACGGCGATCAATATTTGATCCCCCGCCGAGATGGGAAAATCCTGGCGGGCAGCACCGTGGAGCAAGCCGGCTTTAATAAGATCACCACCGAAGACGCCAAACAACAGCTTTACCAATTCGCCACCGAATTGCTGCCGACCTTGAAAAACTATCCGGTTTGCCATCATTGGGCAGGCTTGCGCCCCGGCAGTCCGCAAGGCATACCCACTATTGGACAGCATCCCGACATTGATAACCTCAGCATCAACGCCGGCCACTTCAGAAATGGTTTAGTGATGGGCCCGGCATCCGCAAAATTGTTGGCCGACCTGATTCTGCATCGCCCCACCGAAATAGACCCGACACCGTATTCGCTAACTCGAGCAAGCGCGCCATGA
- a CDS encoding quinone-dependent dihydroorotate dehydrogenase encodes MNLYPILRPLLFSLDPETAHHVTLDLLKLAKQTGLSALSRPRSSGKPVKVMGLDFKNPLGLAAGLDKNGDYIDALAELGFGFIEIGTVTPRPQPGNPKPRLFRLPEHQAIINRMGFNNLGIEHLLEQVGTCQYRGILGINIGKNADTPLENATEDYLIGLRKSYAAASYITINISSPNTKNLRQLQQGDEIKQLLNALKEEQLKLQTALGKYTPIAVKIAPDLSDEEISHIAALLVEFAMDGVIATNTTIARDKIQGHIHANEAGGLSGAPVKDSSTRVVKGLAAELNGKLPIIAAGGILSSADAQEKLAVGASLVQIYSGLIYKGPALIEEILSVI; translated from the coding sequence ATGAATCTATACCCTATTTTACGCCCGTTACTTTTTTCCTTAGACCCGGAAACAGCGCATCATGTGACGCTGGATTTACTGAAGCTGGCCAAGCAAACCGGCTTGTCGGCTTTGAGCAGACCAAGATCCAGCGGAAAGCCGGTTAAGGTGATGGGCTTGGACTTTAAAAACCCGCTAGGACTGGCGGCGGGCCTGGATAAAAACGGTGACTATATCGACGCCTTGGCCGAGCTGGGTTTTGGCTTTATCGAAATCGGCACCGTCACCCCGCGCCCGCAACCCGGCAACCCCAAGCCACGCCTATTCCGCCTACCAGAACATCAAGCCATCATTAACCGGATGGGCTTTAACAATCTGGGTATCGAACATTTGCTGGAACAAGTCGGCACCTGCCAGTATCGCGGCATTTTGGGAATTAATATCGGCAAGAACGCCGATACGCCATTGGAAAACGCCACTGAAGATTATTTGATCGGTCTAAGGAAAAGCTACGCGGCGGCGAGCTATATCACCATCAACATTTCCTCGCCCAACACCAAGAATTTGCGCCAATTGCAGCAAGGTGACGAGATCAAGCAATTGTTAAACGCTTTGAAGGAAGAACAACTGAAACTTCAGACGGCGCTGGGCAAATACACACCCATCGCGGTGAAAATCGCGCCGGATTTAAGCGATGAGGAAATTAGCCACATCGCGGCATTGCTGGTGGAATTTGCCATGGACGGGGTGATTGCCACCAACACCACCATCGCCCGCGATAAAATCCAGGGCCATATCCACGCCAACGAAGCCGGCGGCTTGAGCGGCGCACCGGTTAAAGACAGTTCGACTCGGGTAGTGAAAGGCTTGGCGGCGGAATTGAACGGCAAACTGCCGATTATCGCGGCCGGCGGCATTCTCAGTAGCGCAGACGCCCAGGAAAAGCTCGCAGTCGGCGCCAGCCTGGTGCAAATCTACAGCGGCTTGATCTATAAAGGCCCGGCGTTGATCGAAGAAATATTGAGCGTAATCTGA
- a CDS encoding ABC transporter permease yields MNIYGIRAIYRFEMARTFRTLAQSIAAPVLTTSLYFIVFGKAIGSRMGDIDSVSYGAFIIPGLVMLNLLNESISNASFGIYMPKWAGTIYELLSAPVSWIEVLLGYVGAAATKSVLLGLLILGTARLFVPYEIAHPLWMIGFLLLTAVTFSLFGFIIGLWADSFQKLQVVPMLVVTPLTFLGGAFYSINMLPPLWQNVTLFNPVVYLISGFRWSFYGMADVDVAMSIGMTFGFLTVCLIFVWWVFKTGYKIRN; encoded by the coding sequence ATGAACATCTACGGCATCCGCGCCATTTACCGCTTCGAAATGGCCCGCACCTTTCGTACGCTGGCGCAAAGCATCGCCGCGCCGGTGTTGACCACCTCGCTGTACTTCATCGTCTTCGGCAAAGCCATTGGCTCGCGGATGGGCGACATCGACAGCGTTAGCTACGGGGCCTTCATCATTCCCGGCCTCGTGATGCTGAATCTGCTCAACGAAAGCATCTCCAACGCCTCGTTCGGCATTTACATGCCCAAATGGGCGGGTACGATATACGAGTTGCTGTCGGCACCGGTGTCCTGGATCGAAGTGCTGTTGGGTTACGTAGGGGCGGCGGCGACCAAGTCGGTGCTGTTGGGTCTGCTGATTTTGGGCACAGCCCGCCTATTCGTGCCCTACGAGATAGCTCATCCGCTGTGGATGATCGGCTTTTTGCTGCTGACGGCCGTGACTTTCAGTCTGTTCGGTTTCATTATCGGCCTGTGGGCCGACAGTTTTCAGAAGCTGCAGGTGGTGCCGATGTTGGTTGTGACTCCGCTAACTTTCTTGGGCGGCGCGTTTTACTCGATCAATATGCTGCCGCCCTTGTGGCAGAACGTCACCTTGTTCAATCCGGTGGTGTATTTGATCAGCGGCTTTCGTTGGAGCTTTTATGGCATGGCCGATGTGGATGTGGCGATGAGCATAGGCATGACGTTTGGTTTTCTGACCGTTTGTTTGATTTTTGTCTGGTGGGTATTTAAAACCGGGTACAAGATCAGAAATTAA
- a CDS encoding ABC transporter ATP-binding protein, with product MNADPIISIRGVNKTYAGGFQALKNINLDIKRGEIFALLGANGAGKTTLIGVICGIVNASAGSIIADGHDTVRDYRAVRAAIGLVPQELHTDAFESVWATVNFSRGLFGKPPNHAYVEKVLRDLSLWDKRDAKIMSLSGGMKRRVLIAKALAHEPTILFLDEPSAGVDVELRHDMWRMVRELRANGTTIILTTHYIEEAEDMADRIGVINKGELIVVEDKAVLMRKLGKKQLTLTLRQPMTEIPVELDAWALTLTEDGQRLVYSFDTQEEETGIAELLRRLSEHGIDFKDLSSSESSLEDIFVSLVHQSQGTQS from the coding sequence ATGAATGCCGACCCCATTATTTCCATACGCGGCGTAAACAAGACCTATGCCGGCGGTTTTCAAGCCCTGAAAAACATCAACCTGGACATAAAACGCGGTGAGATATTTGCTTTGCTCGGCGCCAATGGCGCTGGCAAAACCACGTTGATCGGCGTCATCTGCGGCATCGTCAACGCCAGTGCCGGCAGCATCATCGCCGACGGCCACGACACCGTGCGGGACTACCGCGCCGTGCGCGCCGCCATCGGCCTGGTGCCTCAGGAACTGCACACCGACGCCTTCGAGTCGGTGTGGGCCACGGTTAATTTCAGCCGCGGACTGTTTGGCAAGCCGCCCAACCATGCTTATGTGGAAAAAGTGCTGCGCGATTTATCGTTGTGGGACAAGCGCGATGCGAAAATCATGTCGCTGTCGGGCGGTATGAAACGCCGCGTGCTGATCGCCAAGGCTCTGGCGCATGAGCCGACGATATTGTTTTTGGATGAGCCTAGCGCCGGCGTCGATGTGGAGTTGCGGCACGACATGTGGCGCATGGTGCGCGAACTGCGCGCCAATGGCACTACCATCATTTTAACTACCCACTACATCGAAGAAGCCGAAGATATGGCGGACCGCATCGGCGTCATCAATAAGGGCGAACTGATCGTCGTGGAAGACAAAGCCGTACTGATGCGTAAGCTTGGCAAGAAACAACTCACGCTGACTTTGCGCCAGCCCATGACCGAGATCCCGGTTGAGCTTGACGCCTGGGCGTTAACGCTGACAGAAGACGGCCAACGCTTAGTCTATAGCTTCGACACTCAGGAAGAAGAGACCGGTATTGCCGAACTGCTGCGCCGGCTAAGCGAGCACGGTATCGATTTCAAAGACCTTAGCTCCAGCGAAAGCTCGCTGGAAGACATTTTCGTCAGCCTGGTCCACCAATCACAAGGGACGCAATCATGA
- a CDS encoding efflux transporter outer membrane subunit: protein MNNRYLTPLTILSLASLIACTPTRVGDQVALNSPATWQHAPNAQTAETADLKTWWQGFNDPLLNELIDKALAANHDLKIASARVREANAMVTVAEAALYPSLDFSLFGGREKRIDRIVGVPSEQGIKLITPTADAVSGGLAARWEIDLFGSRHLEAEAAAAQAKGSQEGLHAAQVGLLAQVATHYLELRGVQQRTGILQKNIALQRERLRTLQVFLKAGLANEADLARQQSLLQGTEATLPQLANAEQNLIHRLGVLLGEPPESLGNRLAAVGPLPKQAPVLPNLLPADILAQRPDLRLAQTEVSAAAASLGSAQADLYPKLVLSASGGVGALAVGGFPSLADSVYALGSGLSAPIFNAGRIRAHITAADARLEQVAANYEKTFLLALEDVENAFVAHRAATDSFGRLTEAEASAEKAYRLVDALYSRGAGNYLAVLDAQRGKLAAGDERAKAETAVGVAMVSLYRAFGGGWTVDSSVGGSTRSR from the coding sequence ATGAATAATCGATATTTAACACCACTGACCATACTGTCCCTGGCTAGTCTAATCGCCTGTACGCCGACCCGCGTCGGGGACCAGGTAGCGCTCAACAGCCCGGCAACATGGCAACACGCGCCCAATGCCCAAACCGCCGAAACGGCGGACCTGAAGACTTGGTGGCAAGGATTCAACGACCCCTTGCTGAACGAGTTGATAGACAAAGCCTTGGCCGCCAACCACGATCTGAAGATCGCCTCCGCTCGCGTCCGCGAAGCCAACGCGATGGTCACCGTCGCCGAAGCCGCGCTGTATCCCAGCCTCGATTTCTCGCTGTTCGGCGGTCGGGAAAAACGCATCGACCGCATCGTCGGCGTACCGAGCGAGCAAGGTATCAAATTGATTACACCTACCGCCGATGCGGTCAGCGGCGGCTTGGCGGCGCGCTGGGAAATCGACTTGTTCGGCAGTCGGCATTTGGAAGCGGAAGCCGCCGCCGCACAAGCCAAAGGCAGCCAGGAAGGCTTGCATGCGGCGCAAGTCGGTCTGCTGGCCCAGGTGGCGACCCACTATCTGGAGCTGCGCGGCGTGCAGCAACGTACCGGCATTCTGCAAAAAAACATAGCCTTGCAACGCGAACGATTGAGGACTTTACAGGTATTTCTTAAAGCCGGACTGGCTAACGAGGCAGACCTTGCCCGCCAGCAATCGCTCTTACAGGGCACCGAAGCGACGCTGCCACAACTGGCCAACGCCGAGCAAAACCTGATCCATCGTTTGGGCGTGTTATTGGGCGAGCCGCCGGAAAGCCTAGGAAACCGTTTGGCGGCTGTTGGCCCGTTACCGAAACAAGCGCCGGTCCTGCCAAATCTGCTGCCGGCCGATATACTCGCGCAACGTCCCGATTTACGCCTGGCACAAACCGAAGTCAGTGCGGCAGCAGCCAGCCTGGGTTCGGCGCAGGCCGATCTCTATCCCAAGCTGGTGCTGTCGGCCAGCGGCGGTGTCGGCGCGCTGGCGGTCGGCGGTTTTCCGAGTCTGGCCGATAGCGTTTATGCGCTGGGCTCTGGCCTTTCGGCGCCGATCTTCAACGCCGGACGCATCCGCGCCCATATCACCGCCGCAGATGCGCGGCTGGAGCAAGTCGCGGCCAATTACGAGAAGACTTTTTTGTTGGCTTTGGAGGATGTGGAAAACGCCTTCGTCGCCCATCGTGCCGCGACCGATAGCTTCGGCCGATTGACTGAAGCGGAAGCCTCGGCGGAAAAAGCTTACCGGCTGGTCGATGCGTTGTATAGTCGCGGAGCGGGGAATTATCTGGCCGTTCTGGATGCCCAACGCGGTAAGCTCGCCGCCGGCGACGAACGCGCCAAAGCCGAAACCGCGGTCGGTGTAGCGATGGTGTCGCTGTACCGAGCTTTTGGGGGTGGTTGGACGGTCGATTCATCGGTGGGCGGATCGACAAGGTCTCGATAG